acgTACCCATTTCAATCCACTATTCACTACATAACactccaaaatacaaaaatttcaaaacacacacacacaataTACTTCTAAAACACAAAATAGTTGGAATCAACTATAAGAcctcaaaataaaaaggaaactttttttaaaaaaataatatataaactaCCTCAGAGTGACCAGATGGTCCTGAATGAGCCAAACAAGCCAATGCTTGTGCTGCTTCCAACTCACAATCCACCAGTTCATCTTTTCCATCTCCACCAGAAAACCTCCCTTCCTCCGCCGTGCACGGCAGCGTCAAATCGTCCTTCATTTTGAAAAGAACAAACCTgcagaaaaaaaaatttaaataaaaatgaagagaagagaacagaaataaaaaggaaaacaaaaaaaaaagagagggagAAAACGGATGGTGAatgagtgacacgtgtcatgtCAAATCAGAAAAAGACCACGTGTGTGACAAGGATGCTTAGCACTGGCAATATGGGGGTTGTAGGGGTGGGGTGAGTGGGGTGCGGGGAGATTGTGTATTGGATCGATAACCTCGAAAACACTCATTCATAAATCGATTAAAAGATTTGAACTCGTAAAAAAAAATCGATTCATATAAGATGGTTGGAGATTAATTTGCCCTGTTCTGCTCTGTATAAGATCTGACATTCCTCAATATTACAAAGTTTATAGAGGAATTGAGATCTCTTAATCActtaaataatgaataaaaaaaataaaaattatttataaaagaatcacaaataattaaaaatatttttacagttgaatgatatattttaaattatttgtagCATGTTCTTTAGTCGAATTTTTATGATTGAAAAACGTAGGACATATGATGAAGGGATGGGGCTGTTAGATGCTGACACGTGGAGAAGAAAAAAGGGTTAATTTCGTCTTTTACTGCATGTTCTTTTTGTTGTGTTTGTGACAAGTTACATGGCACCAACGTGGCTAAAACATTTGCCAATTACTCTATGCAAACATAAGAAGGAAAAAAGAGATTAAAATTAATCCAAATTAAAATGACCAAATTTTcataaaactaataataaaaaaaaatacaatccaacGAAAGATataattaaagaagttggtgaagaaGGTCatgttatttcattttcttgagattgatatataaaataactaaattagttttttatttatggaaaaaaaagaagccaCTTAGCAAAAAATTTTAGAAGCAGCTTGTAAAATTATCTTGAAAAGTTACTTGTAAGCTGCTTCATAAAATACTTGCTATATATTTCAATAAGCTTCTTCATAAGCTATTTGTTAGACATTTCAACAAGGTGTTTGTAAAGCTATTTATAAGGTACTTTTTCTAgttcacttttatttatttattttagaattttcatgtctcttaaaaaataatgattaatataattattttatcacaatatttctattaattgatgtatatttttaaatatgtcaaataaatgaattgaataaaatttaaaagaatcaaaataaaataaattaaattaataaattatgaacttgtctaaaaattaattagactaaaataaattaaattaaaatgaatttaaaaaataaatcacaacTCAATCCGTTCAATTCTTATTACCTTTTAATATCGTTGTTTGAACTTATGATGTGATCAGTTTTGCTTTCAGTCACGTTATGCCAATTGGCATTTATcgtaaaaataaactaaaaaagggGGTACTTTCGTAATTTCTCGAACTTAAAGGCTTATATCCATCTTTGCcgccttattttatttttcctttttgttgtCTTTACGACAATTTTTATTGGAACGACGTGTTTAAATTATTTACCTCTCATTTCTCTGCAGAAGTTAAATTAATGTTTCAAATCAAATTAGAATCAACTATAAAAATCCACAATGAAAAAGGAAGTAtctaaattgaaaaaaaaaaactaatctcAGGACGGACGAGGCATGTTCAGTAATttttgtttataaaaaaaataaactaaccTCAAAGAGCTAGGAGAGGATATAGCACGAAAGTTACATGTTCCATAAACTCGATAATTTTTATCCAGAagcctatatatatgtcttaattCTAAAATATTGTAAGAATTAGTAACCTTTTTCTGATTGTATAATCATAGTTAAGCTTCGTGAAGACAAATTAGATTGAATCATCCTGATTTCAAGAGCAGCCCTTTATGTCCTTTGCAGTAAGTTGTCTTCTAAGGACATAAACACATACTCAAAATGTAAAGTACAATAGCTGAAGAACCAAGGCATTTACACATTGTAGCAGGAAGACTGAGGTTTACGAAGACTTGACGAGTACATTGTTAAAAACTGGGGAAGAACAAGTAGGTGAACAAAGAGTGTCCAAAGGCCTAGGAGCTGATGATGGAGAAGGTTTAGGTGAAACATTAGTAAGTTCCAAGGCTTGCCATCTTAGTTCAGCAGGGTAATCAGCAATGCAGCCAATTCTTGGACCAGCACCTGTTGACCATACACGAGAGAGTTGATGGCCAAGTTGATACGATCTTGAAGACTTCTTGGAATTGATCCTTTCCAGTATAGCAGTCTTTGGCACTTCTCTTCTTGGGCTGTGAAGCCCGCCTGAGAGCGTTCTCTGGTAGCAGCTAGTTGTACTACTTTCAACTTGTAGTGATTCAATTGATTCTGTGGAACGGTCTTTCTCCTCTTCCTTCACTTCTTGTGGAGGAGCTGAATGTTTAGACGGATGTTTTTCAACAGATATTACATCTCCGGTGGTGTCATAGTCTTCATTTACCTTTTTTATCTGATGACAGATCACAAAGACGCGGATTATTAAGATTAGAACTTGGTGAGTAATCACACGAAACCACAAGTCAAATCCGATCCAAAGCAGACAGTATGGTAAAGGGGTAGGGGCCCAGTAAGCATTGCTCCCTCTGTATTGAAGGTAAAACCCGCGCCAAGCCCCCAGCCCTATttcggatcctccaaaaatgcactatttttgGAGGATTTGCCACACATTCAGTGTCATATTTAAGAGTACTGGCAACACAGCTTATAATAGGCTCTAGGGGATAGAGGACTTGGGTCTTAGATTGCTTTTCTCTTTGTGTCGCGCAATCTTGGTGCCATttctaatataaaaattattttttgaatattcaaaagtaattaaTGAGATAAACGGCTCTCTCTTGTGTTAAGACACTAAAGCGAAATATGGATGTAAGACTAGACACATGCATAATCACTCACCTCAACTTCATCCACGTTGACTCCATGTTCCTTGAGAATTGATAAAAAGGTTTCAAGGCTATCATCTGATGGCCGATAATGGCCACTGTAAGGTGAAATAGACTGAAGAAAAAGAATGTCAGAGTATAGCAGAATTCAAGCAAAACATTGTAAACAGCAAGGCAAAAGAGTCGATATGACAAGCCTATATGCAATTATATGGTGTAGACTGTAGAGGACTGGAGTTGCAAGGAAATTGCAAATAAATTATCACAGACACTGTTATACTAATGATGGAGCCAACATTGTTGAATTAGGAAGTCTAACAAACATCATACCTGACAAAGGTAAAGATAATCTACATGATCAATTTGATTTTTAACAGTGCCCTGATTAAACTAATACAAAATGTTGTTCATATAGAGATTACGAAACTTAAAATCAACCCCTGATTAAACTAATACAAAATGATGTTCATATAGAGATTACGAAGCTTAAAATCAACCTACCTTCACAGTCCCATCCTGTACAACTAGTCTTCCAGCAGCTAAAGCAGCCCCACCAGCCAGAAAGCTGGAATGATGAAACAATCCTTTCTTTTTCTGAAAGACATTACATACAGGAACTTTTTAAGAATTTGTAGGATAATCATTAAtttcaagaataaaataaaaaaggaaaacaaaaccAAGAAACTTATGCAGCAACATTATACCGCTCACCTCACCAGCATAGAGTCTTTTTGAGGTGCTCATCACAAAGATCCATTTTGTCCCTGGGGGGCCTTTAGTTGTGTCAAGACAAATTCCGGTTAGCTTATGCAGTATTTGCCCGCCAGCAATTATGTACTCATAATATTGTCTCTCTTGCTGATTACATAAAGATTAAGAAGGAACAATTAGGAGTTGTGTGCTAATATCAGGTAATGGTAAATGCAAAACAAGGAATCAAGTCGTGTATGACAAACTAATCAAAGGCTAAAGAGTTGGTGCAAGTATTTTAGTGGACATATGTCTGCTGCAGTGCGTGATTGATGCTAAACTACGTGATATGTAGAGCATAAGTAACAAAAGATTCAGCACATACAGGTCCAAGATACTTGATGCATTGTTTCTGAAGCTTAGCTCTTGGACATTCTTTGAGATCAACCTTCCTTCCATCTCCAAGATCCAACCTGCATATGCCTAGTCATTCTAAGCAACCAAGAGTCCCAGACTAAAGCTTATAACATTTAACTGGTATCACATGCATTTTCTCAAATGTAAATCTTCAGGTCGTCAAAGCCTGTTGCTATGACTCTCCGAAAATGTTGTTACACTCATGGCAGGTactccaaaaatgcactacttttggacAATCCGACACCCACCCcctgacatttttgaagagtgcAAGCAGCAGACTTTGATGACCTGAAGATTTACATTTGAGACAATGCATGTGATACCAGTTTCAACATTCAGCTTCCTTACCAAAAGAAGAAGGGCTGGCCAGCATCAGTTTTACACCATTCTTCATAATAGATATGCATGTTATGTCCATATCGATGGCGTGGATCAACCTACAGTTACCACAACACATAGATCAAATATCACATCTCATTACTAATGAAATTAAATATGGAGGAGGaccatatattaaaataaagcAAGAGCAGACGCCAGAGTAAAGGCAGGACTCACAGCCTCAATCCAGTGTTGAAAAGCTAGTATCTGAGCTTCAGCATCTCTGGAAAGACCTTTACCAACCTGGCCAGAATATATATACAGTTAGTGGTTGTTTGGATTTTTCAGATGCGAAAAAATAATCCTGGTATAAAAGTTTGCATTACTACTACGATGTTAATTCTCCGGTATAAGATTTTCAATTACTAcagcaacaacatacccagtgtaatcccggGTCTGGGATTGTTTTGTTTCTAGCATAGAATTCCACATAACTATATATGCAAAACTTATGTGAGGACCTATGCTAAGTACCACGCGAAATAAAGAGTGGAATATGAAAGATCACCAAACATGACAAAAACAGCTTTAAATTAAGGGGCCTTGTGCTAGTTCTAGTAAattaaaagaaaggaaaattatattataaaaaataatgaaatatgtACTAGTATAATAAGATCTTTTAATagtcattttaaatttatatgaaCTAGAACTTGTACAACTATACCAATAGTAAAACTAATTCATGAGTTTGGTACCGAGATCTCTACATAATTTAGCCTATAGTTGTTTATTAATCATCTACAAAGTAAAACGTAAACAATAATTCTTCTGTCTCAAACTATCTGTCGTAATTTCAATAGTTATCTCAAATAATTTGTCGTTTTAGAAGTTCAAGACAAGATTATCCAATTTTACCTAAAGTCGTTATAATAGTTGAAGATTGCAAACAGCTTAATCATGGTGATATTATGATTGTTCAAATATCTATGAAGGGCAATATAGTTAAAATCAGTCTTAATTAATGTTTTCTAAGGATGTGTAAAAGAGAATCACGAACAAATAATTTGAGTACCTTAGAAGCATTCAAGCCAACGCGATTCCACCGTGAAACCGCTGTCTCCGGCTTCGAGTAATTGAAGAAAGAAATTGTACTGCGATTCAACCGAGCATAATCTATAGCTTGCCACCTTCATACAAATTAGAGAGAGTCAATTTAACTAATCTTCCCAGTTAAaattgaactaaattgagtttaatattttaaaattttaaacattATTATAAGATGCAACTTTTTTTCACGttaatattaaaaatgaattatatgattaaaaaaattaaaactccTA
This DNA window, taken from Solanum dulcamara chromosome 3, daSolDulc1.2, whole genome shotgun sequence, encodes the following:
- the LOC129882140 gene encoding IQ domain-containing protein IQM3-like, which translates into the protein MEVETTGVSNFDLNNSSSSQVRPLPPYRKLIDKSACKLTELRIPDFRSSDNMSELEGFGSPVSSGVEFGDNSMVLFPSSPSVSENGGRECDFSDSVEKTPSNAAKRLQKVYRSYRTRRMLADSAVVAEELWWQAIDYARLNRSTISFFNYSKPETAVSRWNRVGLNASKVGKGLSRDAEAQILAFQHWIEAVDPRHRYGHNMHIYYEEWCKTDAGQPFFFWLDLGDGRKVDLKECPRAKLQKQCIKYLGPQERQYYEYIIAGGQILHKLTGICLDTTKGPPGTKWIFVMSTSKRLYAGEKKKGLFHHSSFLAGGAALAAGRLVVQDGTVKSISPYSGHYRPSDDSLETFLSILKEHGVNVDEVEIKKVNEDYDTTGDVISVEKHPSKHSAPPQEVKEEEKDRSTESIESLQVESSTTSCYQRTLSGGLHSPRREVPKTAILERINSKKSSRSYQLGHQLSRVWSTGAGPRIGCIADYPAELRWQALELTNVSPKPSPSSAPRPLDTLCSPTCSSPVFNNVLVKSS